The sequence GACGCGGCCAACGCGTTCGACTGCTTCGGCAGCATCACCCACGTCAGCGACTCCAGGCCCCGCTTCCCCAGCCGCCAGCTCAACGCCGCGGGCAGCGGAGCGTCCATGCTCAGGTCCCGAGGCAGACACGCGCGCGCATCGAGAGCCGCGTCGTCCAGCGCGGCCACCAGCGTCTCAGGGGCGCCAATGGCCGCCTCCACCTCCACTGCCAACTCCGGCAGGCCTGGGTCCATGATGCCCAGGCGCACCTGGAAGACCCGCTCACGCCCGGCGGGAAGCACGCGGGTGCGCAACGCCGAGGCCACGCAGGCGGGCAGTGCGCCCTCTCCAGAGACCACGTCCACCACCGCGCCCGCGGCGCTCACGCGCAGGCCGAGCGCGACTTCCACCTCTCCATCCTCACGCGTCACGAAGCGCGCACAGGGTTCGAGCGCGGGCAACGCCTTCTCCAGCGCGAGCAGGTCCTCGAGCGAGGCCTCCGTCTCCGGCGCCAGCAGGTTGCGCGTCTGGCCCAGCCTCACCGTGGGCTTGGGCGGCGGCGGGCGCACGGGCATGGGCGGCACCACGACGTTGACGGGAGGCCCGGGGTCGAGCTGGAAGACGGCCACGCCGTCCTCGTCCGTCATCGCGCGCACGCCTTCGTCGCGCGGGTCCCAGGCGCGCTTCACCGTCAGCTCCGTACCCGGCAGCACCTGCCCCGCGGCCGTCGTCGCGCGCACGTAGACGCGGTTGTTGAAGCCCGGCGCCAGTCCGCCCTCCACCTCCGTCACCGCCGACACCTGCAGCGCGTCCTCGGATAGCAGCAGCGACACGCCGCCTTCGATGCGGTCTCCCGCCGCGTCCCGCGCCACCAGACGCGCCACCAACTGGGCCTGTCCGCGCAGGTCCATGGGCACGCGCGGCAGCGACAGGCGGAAGCGCCCCGCGGCGTCGGTGCGCGCGCGGTCCGGCAGGCCTCCCGCCTGCCACTCCGTGGGCGCGGGCCAGTCACCGTGGATGTTCCACGTCAGGCCCACCTCCACGTCGGCCACTGGCGCGCCCGAGGCATACGTCACCTGCCCATCCACCACCGGCACCTCGTCCGCGCGCCAGAAGGGCCGGGCGCTGCGCGCCTCCACGCGGAAGCGCGGCAGGGTGAAGGGCTTCACCTCGAAGGACGCCGAGGCCTGCGCTCCGCCGCTCACCCAGCTCACCGTCCAGCTTCCTTGCGGCGCGCCCCGGTCCAGCGGGAAGCGCCCGGCCACCACACCCCAGGGCCCGGCCGGCGCGCGCTCCTCCAGCACCACTTCGCCGGTGGAATCCCGCACCACCCACGTCCCCGGCCGCCCATCCAACGGCGCCAGGTCCTTGGCCCTCAGCACCACCGCGCGGAAGAGGACCTCGTGGCCCGGCTCGTACAGGGGCCGATCCGTCAACACATGCGCCAGGGCATTGGCATACAGCGGCAGCGGCGCGTCCACGGTGTCCGTGCCCAGCGGCGAGGTGACGCGGGCCCGAAGCTGGTAGTCACCGTCCGGTACCTCCGGCAGCGCCACGCGGGCCGCCAGCCCCCGGTCGTCCAGGGTGGGCATCCACTCCGTCCCCTTCGACAGCGGAAGCGGCGTCTCCTTCCCTTCCCCGTCCACCAGGAACACGGCGGCCGTGCCCTTCGTCACCGGAGCCTTCATCATCTGGCCGGATTCCGGGTGCGGCGCCAGCGCATGCGTCATGACCACCACCTGGCCCGTGTCGCCACGCGCCAGGCCGGAGCCATGGACCTCCACCACCTGGCGGAACTGTCCGTCCGGACAGCTCGGCACCTTCACTCCTCGCAGGACCCAGGCGGAAAGGCAGACGTCCCAGGAGGCAAAGGCTATCGCGCCCCCCACGAGCAACGCAGCCAGTCCTCCCCCCAGCAGCCGGCGGCGCCGGAAGCGGATTGTCATCGGTTCTCCCCTTCCCTCCACTCTATGCCGGGAGGCAGGGGCCCTGACGAGTCCCCCCGTTCTTCGCGTGGCTCGAGACGGTGCGCCAGGGTCGCCGCTCCTTGCCAGCGCCCAAGCCCCAATCCCGCCTGCCCCAGGATGCGCTTCCCGCGCGCCTGGAATCGCTCCTGGAAGCCTTGACCGACCGGCACCTCGCGGACCGGATGGAGCGCGTGCACCGCGCGGCGACGGTGGCCATCGACCGGCTGGGGCACCTGAGCATCGCGAAGTACGAGCCCACGTCGGTGGAAGCGGACGGCGGCGCGGACCTGTCGCTGTGGGAGACGATGGCGCCCGCCATTGGCGACACGCTGGTGGGCGTCAACCAGCTCGTCAGCGTCGTCCACCAGGAGTTCCCGCCCCCCTCACGCCCGGCCGGGCTCGGCGACGGTGGCTGGGCCCCGCCGCCGGCCAGCTCGGATGAGCGGCTGGCGCAGGAGGTGGAGGCGGTGCTGCACGCCATCGCGGACCGGCTGGCCCGGCGTGTGGCGGGGCTGGGACAGCAGATGTGCCGCCCGGAGGTGGTGACCGACCGCTGGACGCTGATGGCCGAGCTGCAGGCCTTCCGCGCCGACTTCCGCGTGCGCATCGGCGACCTCGTGTATCTCACCGCCTCGGCCTTCGCCGACGTGCGCCGCGAAGAGGTGGTCCCCGGCTACGCCCACCAGGTGGGCTCACGGGGCGCGGAGCGCGTGCTGGCGGAGGCGGTGGAGGCGGCGGGCGCGCGCCAGGGTCGCTCGGCGCCCTTCGACGCCTTCCTGCGCAAGGCGAGGCAGGAGGCGGGCGACGGGCTGGAGGAGGCAGGGGCGCGGGAGCTGCTCGGCCGGTTCCGGGAGCGGCTCGCGGCCCTGCCCTTCCGTTGAAGCGGGATTACGGCCTGGTGCCTTCGGCCTTCGCGCCCTCGGGCAGCGCGGGCGACTCGGGCTTCGGCGGGAGGATGCGCAGCTCGTCGTAGCGCGCGGCCAGCGTCTCCGGCGTCATCTCCTCCTGCCACTGCTTGGGGTTGGTGTTCCAGCCGAAGTCGGCTGGCACCTTGCCGCCGCCCTGGCTGGCGTAGCCAATCATGTCCGGGAACTGCTTGGACCAACGGCCCGCGGGGTCCGGCTCCTTGGTGATGAGCTGGCGGTTGGGACGGTGAAGGAAGGGCTTGGGTGCGTCACTCATGGCCCGTAGC is a genomic window of Myxococcus virescens containing:
- a CDS encoding MG2 domain-containing protein, with amino-acid sequence MTIRFRRRRLLGGGLAALLVGGAIAFASWDVCLSAWVLRGVKVPSCPDGQFRQVVEVHGSGLARGDTGQVVVMTHALAPHPESGQMMKAPVTKGTAAVFLVDGEGKETPLPLSKGTEWMPTLDDRGLAARVALPEVPDGDYQLRARVTSPLGTDTVDAPLPLYANALAHVLTDRPLYEPGHEVLFRAVVLRAKDLAPLDGRPGTWVVRDSTGEVVLEERAPAGPWGVVAGRFPLDRGAPQGSWTVSWVSGGAQASASFEVKPFTLPRFRVEARSARPFWRADEVPVVDGQVTYASGAPVADVEVGLTWNIHGDWPAPTEWQAGGLPDRARTDAAGRFRLSLPRVPMDLRGQAQLVARLVARDAAGDRIEGGVSLLLSEDALQVSAVTEVEGGLAPGFNNRVYVRATTAAGQVLPGTELTVKRAWDPRDEGVRAMTDEDGVAVFQLDPGPPVNVVVPPMPVRPPPPKPTVRLGQTRNLLAPETEASLEDLLALEKALPALEPCARFVTREDGEVEVALGLRVSAAGAVVDVVSGEGALPACVASALRTRVLPAGRERVFQVRLGIMDPGLPELAVEVEAAIGAPETLVAALDDAALDARACLPRDLSMDAPLPAALSWRLGKRGLESLTWVMLPKQSNALAASVLPCIQERFTRIRMSEPEYPHNALGVAHLTARLSGEKGRQAVSQATTFLGYELKVSGTQGGEAVGETKLVLRPAEVPPTRLRATPVLARGGEEVRIELMRGPQFEGPLPETLVLQAGNQRMEEKVDKATRSVRFKLPEDFEGWAMTYWEGAQGRVYVAPRAQLSVEVTPDKQRYAPGELARLQLQTRVDGQDGPAAVGLFGVDETLAQLAPLPGPDALGQLRPVPTVASPAFGVLDGQALAMGRIRGANAASAAVLRVSDVPRREHTEPRVTVNAVTAFEPESELTEPFYAVLAELHAQVRAWEEKAPQGQTLDPAGMARLWEGALAACEKRGDKVTDAFGRRLKLSRLPVDLLALTDPRAVVSSGTRLPEDVENWNAWVAREAP